One genomic window of Staphylococcus hsinchuensis includes the following:
- a CDS encoding esterase-like activity of phytase family protein: MKKFNKVILTSIATVGTLGVLGTGSVAFASGMNAPAQSNGSQHQQSQDTRTVGSLKFLGSQSLPQNTTYKGTKVGGLSGITYNPKNNKWLAISDDRSEYNPARFYGLKLNYNQNGFKKVNFKDVETLKQPNGKNYVSKDKYDSKSDDTVVDPESIRFDPLNNNEILYTSEGDRTLGINPFIRKASLNGQYKSDIPVKDTVKMDDKEQKGFRNNQAIEGSTFSADGKTIWTALEGPLKQDDEEPTPEKGALSRITQYDRQGNVLSEVAYPLDPIPATPGKGKFALNGVTEMLAINDHQFLTLERASVQSADGVFHNYIRVYKIDVNQGTDVKNMASLKGQNVQPVKKECLLNLNDDNFKKIDNVEGITFGKKLPNGHDSIVLVADDNFNKEQQTQFLAYEVQPESK, translated from the coding sequence ATGAAAAAATTCAATAAAGTTATTTTAACTTCAATCGCAACTGTTGGTACTTTAGGTGTATTAGGTACAGGTAGTGTTGCATTTGCTTCTGGAATGAACGCACCGGCACAATCTAACGGTTCTCAACACCAACAATCTCAAGATACAAGAACAGTTGGTTCATTAAAATTTTTAGGTTCACAATCATTACCTCAAAACACAACTTATAAAGGTACAAAAGTTGGTGGATTATCAGGTATTACATACAACCCTAAAAATAACAAATGGTTAGCTATTAGTGACGACCGTTCAGAATATAATCCAGCAAGATTTTATGGACTTAAACTAAACTACAATCAAAATGGCTTTAAAAAAGTTAACTTCAAAGATGTTGAAACTTTAAAACAACCAAATGGTAAAAATTACGTAAGTAAAGATAAATATGACAGCAAATCAGATGATACAGTCGTGGATCCAGAATCTATCCGTTTCGATCCTTTAAACAATAACGAAATTTTATATACAAGTGAAGGCGACCGTACATTAGGTATTAATCCTTTCATAAGAAAGGCTTCATTAAACGGTCAATATAAATCAGATATCCCAGTAAAAGATACTGTAAAAATGGATGATAAAGAACAAAAAGGATTTAGAAATAACCAAGCTATTGAAGGTAGTACATTCTCAGCTGATGGTAAAACGATTTGGACAGCGTTAGAAGGACCATTAAAACAAGATGATGAAGAACCTACACCAGAAAAAGGAGCATTATCACGTATTACTCAATACGATCGTCAAGGTAACGTATTATCAGAAGTTGCTTACCCACTTGATCCAATTCCTGCAACACCTGGTAAAGGTAAATTCGCACTTAATGGTGTTACAGAAATGCTAGCGATTAACGATCATCAATTCTTAACATTAGAACGTGCTTCAGTTCAATCAGCTGATGGCGTGTTCCACAATTATATTCGCGTTTACAAAATAGATGTAAACCAAGGGACTGACGTGAAAAATATGGCATCACTTAAAGGACAAAATGTTCAACCAGTTAAGAAAGAATGCCTACTTAACTTAAACGATGATAACTTCAAAAAAATCGATAACGTTGAAGGAATTACTTTCGGTAAAAAATTACCAAACGGACATGACAGTATCGTTCTAGTAGCTGATGATAATTTCAATAAAGAACAACAAACACAATTCTTAGCATATGAGGTACAACCAGAATCTAAATAA
- a CDS encoding Xaa-Pro peptidase family protein, translating into MKLKQIQSILKEEQAQAAWITTPLNIFYLTGYHSEPHERLFALLIKDDGEQILICPKMEMGEVQNSPFEGKVIGYLDSENPLSKLDSTFDKMLIEAYHLTVARQRELKETFEVNSFADIDQTLRELRNIKSDEEIDKIKKACALADKCIEFGVSYLKEGVTERQVVNYIENEIKAYGVNEMSFDTMVLFGDHAASPHGIPGDRKLQQDEFVLFDLGVVYEHYCSDITRTIPFGNPSDEAKNIYNIVLEAEEKAIAAIKPGVKISDIDKLARNIIAEAGYGEYFTHRLGHGLGLEEHEYQDVSGNNDNSFEAGMVITIEPGIYAPNIAGVRIEDDILVTDDGAISLTEYKK; encoded by the coding sequence ATGAAGTTAAAGCAAATCCAGTCAATTTTAAAAGAAGAACAGGCTCAAGCAGCTTGGATTACAACACCACTTAATATTTTTTATTTAACAGGTTACCATAGCGAACCTCATGAGCGTTTGTTCGCTTTATTAATCAAAGATGATGGAGAGCAAATTCTCATATGTCCAAAAATGGAAATGGGAGAAGTACAAAATTCCCCATTCGAAGGTAAGGTTATTGGTTATTTAGATAGTGAAAATCCATTGTCAAAATTAGACTCAACTTTTGACAAAATGTTAATCGAAGCATACCACTTAACCGTTGCACGTCAACGTGAATTGAAAGAGACTTTTGAAGTAAATAGTTTCGCTGATATTGATCAAACATTACGCGAATTACGAAACATCAAAAGTGATGAAGAAATAGATAAAATTAAAAAAGCGTGCGCCCTTGCTGATAAGTGTATAGAGTTTGGCGTGTCTTACTTAAAAGAAGGTGTCACAGAACGACAGGTCGTAAACTATATTGAAAATGAAATTAAAGCATATGGTGTAAATGAAATGAGTTTTGACACGATGGTGCTCTTTGGTGATCATGCAGCATCACCTCACGGAATACCAGGTGACCGTAAATTACAGCAAGATGAATTCGTATTATTTGATTTAGGTGTCGTCTATGAACACTATTGTAGTGACATCACGAGAACAATTCCATTTGGCAATCCATCAGATGAAGCTAAAAATATTTACAATATCGTATTAGAAGCTGAAGAAAAAGCAATCGCTGCGATTAAACCAGGTGTTAAAATAAGTGATATTGACAAACTTGCTAGAAACATTATCGCCGAAGCTGGTTATGGTGAGTACTTCACCCACCGTCTTGGACATGGATTAGGACTTGAAGAACATGAATATCAAGATGTATCTGGAAATAACGATAACTCATTTGAAGCAGGCATGGTGATTACAATAGAACCAGGAATTTATGCGCCGAACATTGCTGGTGTCCGTATAGAAGATGATATTTTAGTTACTGATGATGGCGCAATATCTTTAACGGAGTATAAAAAATGA
- a CDS encoding universal stress protein, whose protein sequence is MYKHILLGVDTTLKNDKALEQISKLVGEGSTVTILNAINEQDAQSSVKSGIHIDELIEKRREGLAKTRDKLKSYGIQYNERIERGNAKELLIKHANSGEYEIVVLSNRKAEEQKKIVLGSVSHKVAKRAKIPVLIVK, encoded by the coding sequence ATGTATAAACATATTTTACTTGGCGTAGATACAACTTTAAAAAATGATAAAGCACTAGAACAAATTTCAAAACTAGTGGGCGAAGGTTCAACTGTTACTATTTTAAATGCCATCAATGAACAAGATGCACAATCTTCGGTAAAGTCAGGCATTCATATCGATGAACTCATCGAAAAACGTAGAGAAGGTTTAGCAAAAACACGCGATAAATTAAAATCTTACGGGATACAGTATAATGAACGTATCGAACGCGGTAATGCAAAAGAGTTATTAATCAAACACGCCAATAGCGGTGAATATGAAATCGTTGTATTAAGTAACCGTAAAGCAGAAGAACAAAAGAAAATTGTTTTAGGTAGCGTGAGCCATAAAGTAGCAAAAAGAGCTAAAATACCTGTACTTATCGTTAAATAA
- the ald gene encoding alanine dehydrogenase has product MIIGIPKEIKNNENRVGLSPSGVHALVEQGHTLLVETSAGLGSYFEDEDYTQAGAKIVSKSEEAWDVDMVIKVKEPLEEEFEFFKEGLILFTYLHLANEEKLTQALLDKKVVGIAYETVQLADKSLPLLTPMSEVAGRMSAQIGAEFLQKYKGGMGILLGGIPGVAKGRVTIIGGGQAGTNAAKIALGLGADVTILDVNPKRLQELEDLFDGRVHTIMSNPLNIEQCVENSDLVIGAVLIPGAKAPNLVTEDMVKKMKDGAVIVDIAIDQGGIFETTDHITTHDDPTYKKHGVVHYAVANMPGAVPRTSTIGLNNATLPYALQIAKKGYKKALQDNHALSLGLNTYKGELTNKGVADAFDRDYVEIEDALNK; this is encoded by the coding sequence ATGATTATAGGTATTCCTAAGGAGATAAAAAATAACGAAAACAGAGTAGGGCTATCACCAAGTGGTGTACACGCCCTTGTTGAACAAGGTCATACATTACTTGTTGAGACTTCAGCTGGTTTAGGTTCTTATTTCGAAGATGAGGACTATACACAAGCAGGGGCAAAGATTGTTTCTAAGAGTGAAGAAGCATGGGATGTAGATATGGTTATTAAAGTTAAGGAACCATTAGAAGAAGAATTCGAATTCTTCAAAGAAGGTTTAATCTTATTCACTTATTTACACCTAGCTAATGAAGAGAAATTAACTCAAGCTTTACTAGACAAAAAAGTTGTTGGTATCGCATATGAAACAGTTCAATTAGCTGACAAGTCATTACCATTATTAACACCAATGAGTGAAGTTGCAGGTCGTATGTCTGCACAAATTGGTGCTGAATTCTTACAAAAATATAAAGGCGGTATGGGAATCTTACTTGGTGGAATTCCAGGTGTTGCTAAAGGCCGCGTTACGATTATCGGTGGAGGTCAAGCAGGTACAAATGCAGCTAAAATCGCACTTGGTTTAGGTGCAGATGTAACAATCCTTGACGTAAACCCTAAACGTTTACAAGAATTAGAAGATTTATTTGATGGTCGCGTTCATACAATTATGTCAAATCCATTAAACATTGAACAATGTGTTGAAAACAGTGACTTAGTAATCGGTGCAGTATTAATCCCAGGAGCTAAAGCACCAAACTTAGTAACTGAAGACATGGTTAAGAAAATGAAAGACGGTGCTGTAATCGTAGATATCGCTATCGACCAAGGTGGTATTTTCGAAACAACAGACCATATTACAACACATGATGACCCAACTTATAAGAAACATGGTGTCGTTCATTATGCTGTTGCTAATATGCCTGGTGCAGTTCCACGTACTTCAACAATCGGTTTAAATAATGCTACTTTACCATATGCATTACAAATCGCTAAAAAAGGCTACAAGAAAGCATTACAAGACAATCATGCACTTTCATTAGGTTTAAACACTTACAAAGGTGAATTAACAAATAAAGGTGTAGCAGATGCTTTTGATAGAGACTACGTTGAAATTGAAGACGCATTAAATAAATAA
- a CDS encoding RDD family protein, whose translation MSDNNNNAYKNSYNKQFDIHPTNEYDQQGESNSDRDAQHTKHSSQQDAQTQTNQSETSDLYHQEVAKAIYAGFGIRFFSFIIDLLVLFGVGAFVLSPIYAFTHIDEAKLWIDYFSIGHLIDALLFYLYFVLMTKYFKQTIGKMIFNIRVERIDRKTLKWSDVLFREWIGRIICGVFACLPYLVVIFTPQHRGIHDYFADTVVIKNKLEKLFYEKK comes from the coding sequence ATGAGCGATAATAACAATAATGCTTATAAGAATAGTTATAATAAACAGTTTGATATACATCCGACTAATGAGTATGACCAACAAGGAGAATCGAACAGTGATCGTGACGCACAACATACAAAGCATTCGTCACAACAAGATGCACAAACACAAACCAATCAAAGTGAAACATCTGATTTGTATCACCAAGAAGTAGCGAAAGCGATTTATGCGGGATTTGGAATAAGATTCTTTAGTTTCATCATAGATTTGTTAGTATTATTTGGAGTTGGCGCTTTCGTATTAAGTCCAATATATGCCTTCACGCATATCGATGAAGCAAAGTTATGGATTGATTACTTTAGTATAGGCCATTTAATAGACGCATTATTATTTTATTTATATTTTGTCTTAATGACTAAATATTTCAAACAAACAATAGGTAAGATGATATTTAATATTAGAGTCGAACGCATTGATAGAAAGACTTTAAAATGGTCCGACGTGTTATTTAGAGAGTGGATTGGTCGAATTATTTGTGGTGTGTTTGCTTGTCTACCGTATTTAGTAGTTATTTTTACTCCACAACACAGAGGTATACATGATTACTTTGCAGATACAGTCGTTATTAAAAATAAATTAGAAAAGTTATTTTACGAGAAAAAATAA
- the tpx gene encoding thiol peroxidase, translated as MTQITFKQEPVTLLGSPVKVGDTAPDFTVLANDLSEVNLSKYDGKKKLISVVPSIDTGVCDQQTRKFNQEASQEDGVVLTISVDLPFAQKRWCASNGLDNVITLSDHKDLSFGKSYGVIMEELRFLARSVFVLDENNKLVYTEVVPEGTDFPDFEAALNAYKNI; from the coding sequence ATGACACAAATTACATTTAAACAGGAGCCAGTTACTTTATTAGGTTCACCAGTGAAAGTAGGAGACACAGCTCCTGATTTTACCGTTTTAGCTAATGATTTAAGCGAGGTAAATTTATCTAAATATGATGGGAAGAAAAAATTAATTAGCGTAGTCCCATCAATCGATACAGGTGTATGTGACCAACAAACACGTAAATTTAATCAAGAAGCTTCACAAGAAGATGGTGTTGTCTTAACAATTTCTGTAGACTTACCATTTGCACAAAAAAGATGGTGTGCTTCAAATGGTCTAGATAACGTTATTACATTGAGCGATCATAAAGATTTATCATTCGGTAAAAGCTACGGCGTAATTATGGAAGAATTGCGATTTTTAGCACGTTCAGTATTTGTATTAGATGAAAATAATAAACTTGTGTATACTGAAGTCGTGCCAGAAGGTACAGATTTCCCAGACTTTGAAGCAGCATTAAATGCTTATAAAAATATTTAA
- a CDS encoding DRTGG domain-containing protein: MTKHEQILSHIESLSIGQKISVRKIAKDLNVSEGTAYRAIKDADKIGLVATIDRVGTVRIEKKSREEIEQLTYNEIVKIVEGEVLGGKNGLTKTLNKFAIGAMELNDVVKYLSSNTLLIVGNREDVQLAALKKGSAVLITGGFSTTQEIIKYANEHDLPVLSSQYDTYLVANLINKAMYNQKIRKEILLVEDIVKPVNDNSIIFDDMTLFDYKEKADMTGHSRFPVVDKSRHLVGIVTSKEIIKMHEDDKIVHFMTRNPLKAQLNTTVASCAHMMIWEGIELLPVIDVSKKLIGVITRKDVLTAMQLIGRQPQVGEKINDQVAKYMTITNDNIKVQVTPLLTSQYGTLSKGVFVALIEESIRYEIRKLKKLEVMIESLNIIYIKAVQIESEIEIHYDMLDVGRNFAKMEVTMTNESQNVAKALIICQLIN; this comes from the coding sequence ATGACGAAACATGAACAGATATTATCACATATTGAATCGCTCTCGATAGGCCAAAAAATTTCAGTTAGAAAGATTGCAAAAGATTTAAATGTTTCTGAAGGTACGGCCTATAGAGCAATCAAAGATGCAGACAAAATAGGGTTAGTTGCAACAATAGATCGTGTAGGTACTGTAAGAATTGAAAAGAAGAGTAGAGAGGAAATAGAACAGTTAACATATAATGAAATTGTAAAAATCGTAGAAGGTGAAGTACTCGGCGGTAAAAATGGCCTCACAAAAACATTAAACAAATTTGCGATTGGCGCTATGGAACTTAATGATGTAGTTAAATACCTCAGTTCAAACACCTTATTAATTGTTGGTAACCGTGAAGACGTACAACTTGCGGCACTTAAGAAAGGGAGTGCAGTACTTATTACCGGAGGCTTTTCAACTACACAAGAAATTATTAAATATGCCAATGAGCATGATTTACCAGTGTTATCTTCTCAATACGACACATATTTAGTTGCTAATTTGATAAATAAAGCCATGTACAATCAGAAAATAAGAAAAGAAATTCTTTTAGTTGAAGATATCGTAAAACCAGTAAATGATAATTCAATTATTTTTGACGATATGACTTTATTTGATTATAAAGAGAAGGCAGATATGACTGGGCATTCAAGATTTCCTGTTGTAGATAAATCTAGACATTTAGTAGGCATCGTGACAAGTAAGGAAATAATAAAAATGCATGAAGATGATAAGATTGTTCATTTTATGACAAGAAATCCACTCAAAGCTCAATTGAATACAACTGTAGCAAGCTGTGCACATATGATGATTTGGGAAGGTATTGAGTTATTACCTGTTATTGATGTGAGCAAGAAACTCATCGGGGTAATTACAAGAAAAGATGTGTTAACTGCGATGCAATTAATAGGTCGACAACCTCAAGTAGGCGAGAAGATTAACGATCAGGTCGCTAAATATATGACGATCACTAATGATAATATTAAAGTTCAAGTAACGCCATTATTAACGAGTCAATATGGCACTTTAAGTAAAGGTGTGTTTGTAGCATTAATCGAAGAATCGATTCGCTATGAAATACGTAAATTGAAAAAGTTAGAAGTAATGATAGAAAGCTTAAATATCATTTACATTAAGGCAGTGCAAATTGAATCAGAAATAGAAATACATTATGATATGTTAGATGTGGGCAGAAATTTTGCTAAGATGGAAGTGACAATGACCAATGAAAGTCAAAACGTTGCCAAGGCATTAATAATTTGTCAATTAATAAACTAA
- a CDS encoding metal-dependent hydrolase, whose amino-acid sequence MKLSFHGQSTIYFEANDKKVIVDPFISSNELSDLDVENLEVDYIILTHGHADHFGDTVELANKNNATVIGSAELADYLTTNKNVENVRPMNIGGKAEFEFGSVKYVQAFHSSSLTNDEGIPVYLGMPMGIVLEVEGKTIYHTGDTGLFSDMKLIADRHPVDVCFIPIGDNFTMGIDDASYAINEFIKPNITVPVHYDTFELIEQDPKQFESAVKEGEVQILKPGEQVKF is encoded by the coding sequence ATGAAACTTTCATTTCATGGTCAATCAACAATCTATTTTGAAGCAAACGATAAAAAGGTAATAGTTGATCCATTTATTAGTAGCAACGAATTATCAGACTTAGATGTAGAAAATTTAGAAGTGGACTATATTATTTTAACGCATGGTCACGCTGATCATTTTGGTGATACAGTTGAGCTTGCGAATAAAAACAATGCTACAGTGATTGGTTCAGCAGAGTTAGCTGATTATTTAACTACAAATAAAAATGTTGAAAATGTAAGACCTATGAATATTGGTGGGAAAGCAGAATTTGAATTTGGTTCTGTGAAATATGTACAAGCATTCCATAGTTCAAGCTTAACAAATGATGAAGGTATCCCAGTCTATTTAGGTATGCCAATGGGTATTGTTTTAGAAGTAGAAGGTAAAACAATTTATCATACAGGCGATACAGGATTATTCAGCGATATGAAATTGATTGCTGACCGTCATCCAGTTGACGTTTGTTTCATTCCAATCGGAGATAACTTTACAATGGGTATTGATGATGCAAGTTACGCAATCAATGAATTTATTAAACCTAATATCACAGTGCCAGTACACTATGATACGTTTGAATTAATTGAACAAGACCCTAAGCAATTCGAATCAGCTGTTAAAGAAGGGGAAGTTCAAATTCTAAAACCAGGTGAACAAGTTAAATTTTAA
- a CDS encoding universal stress protein, whose protein sequence is MRTYKNILIAVDGSHEAEWAFNKAVDVANRNDAKLTVVNVIDSRTYSSYEVYDAQFTEKSKNFSEDLLSGYKEVATNAGVTNVETRLEFGSPKAIIPKKLANEVGADLIMCGTSGLNAVERFIVGSVSEAIVRHSPCDVLVVRTEELPEDFQPQVATEHLKSQYKEQ, encoded by the coding sequence ATGAGAACTTATAAAAATATACTAATTGCCGTAGATGGATCACATGAAGCGGAATGGGCATTCAACAAAGCGGTTGATGTTGCAAATCGTAACGACGCTAAATTAACTGTTGTAAATGTCATCGATTCAAGAACGTATTCATCATATGAAGTTTACGACGCACAATTTACCGAGAAATCTAAAAATTTCTCAGAAGATTTACTTAGTGGTTATAAAGAAGTTGCGACAAATGCTGGCGTAACAAACGTTGAAACGCGATTAGAATTCGGTTCACCGAAAGCCATCATTCCTAAGAAACTTGCTAACGAAGTTGGTGCAGATTTAATTATGTGTGGTACTTCTGGACTCAATGCTGTTGAACGTTTTATTGTAGGTTCAGTATCAGAAGCAATCGTACGTCACTCACCTTGCGATGTGCTCGTTGTTCGTACTGAAGAACTCCCAGAAGATTTCCAACCACAAGTTGCAACAGAACATTTAAAATCACAATACAAAGAGCAATAA
- a CDS encoding copper homeostasis protein CutC: protein MIREAVVETIQQLEDAIANGADRIELCDNLAVGGTTPSFGMTQIASEICKMNNVELAVMIRPRGGDFIYQLYDIEIMQRDMKALKEIDVDYFVFGCLNEEGDLNIWQMKTLKQLAHPIPTVCHMAFDEVHERRQMKALNHLIELGFTRLLTHGGPKGTNIFDNLNHLGKLVTHSSGKIEIMPGGGLTKDNVHKLVDAFPFQEVHGTKIV, encoded by the coding sequence ATGATTAGAGAAGCTGTAGTAGAAACGATTCAACAATTAGAAGATGCAATTGCAAATGGTGCAGACCGAATTGAACTATGTGATAACTTAGCGGTTGGCGGTACAACACCTAGCTTTGGTATGACGCAAATTGCTTCTGAAATTTGTAAGATGAATAATGTAGAACTTGCTGTGATGATTCGCCCACGAGGTGGTGACTTTATATACCAATTATATGACATTGAAATTATGCAGCGAGACATGAAAGCATTAAAAGAAATTGATGTGGATTACTTCGTCTTCGGTTGTCTAAACGAAGAAGGTGATCTAAATATATGGCAAATGAAAACTTTAAAACAACTTGCCCACCCAATACCAACAGTTTGCCACATGGCATTTGATGAAGTACATGAAAGACGTCAAATGAAAGCTTTAAACCATTTAATTGAATTAGGTTTCACTAGATTATTAACGCATGGTGGCCCAAAAGGCACAAATATATTTGATAATTTAAACCATCTAGGCAAACTTGTAACGCACTCTTCGGGTAAAATAGAAATTATGCCTGGCGGTGGTTTGACAAAAGATAATGTTCATAAACTAGTTGACGCATTTCCATTTCAAGAAGTACACGGAACGAAAATTGTATAA
- a CDS encoding class I SAM-dependent methyltransferase: protein MTQEETVLERLFQTLDDKTKSLNKENGQSLIENLGLAMEDVYTNQRDLLEQATLQDRRKAFQFTYLSLLQQEDIQANHQITPDSIGLILGFLAQRFLKNKDEMHVADIASGAGHLSASIHEVMMESTLMHHLVEVDPVLSRVSVHLANFLEIPFDVYPQDAIMPLPFEEADVVVGDLPIGYYPIDERSQQMTLGFKEGHSYSHHLLIEQAVAALRPSGFAFLIVPTHIFEGDKVKQLQNFIATETEMQAFLNLPKTLFKNEKARKSILILQKKETNVTRPVEVLLANIPDFKNPQQFQAFLQDLNSWMEQNHSEL, encoded by the coding sequence ATGACACAAGAAGAAACAGTATTGGAAAGATTATTCCAGACATTAGACGACAAAACAAAATCATTAAACAAAGAAAATGGTCAAAGTTTAATTGAAAATTTAGGTTTAGCTATGGAAGATGTCTATACTAATCAAAGAGATTTGTTAGAGCAAGCTACGTTACAAGATCGTAGAAAGGCATTTCAATTCACTTATTTAAGTTTATTACAACAAGAAGATATTCAAGCAAATCATCAAATTACACCGGATTCAATTGGTTTAATTTTAGGATTTTTAGCACAACGCTTTTTAAAAAATAAAGATGAAATGCATGTAGCTGATATTGCGAGTGGTGCAGGTCATTTAAGTGCCTCTATTCATGAAGTAATGATGGAAAGTACATTAATGCACCATCTCGTTGAAGTTGATCCAGTATTATCAAGAGTAAGCGTTCATTTGGCTAATTTCTTAGAGATACCGTTCGATGTTTACCCCCAAGATGCAATTATGCCATTACCGTTTGAAGAAGCAGATGTTGTGGTAGGAGATTTACCAATAGGGTATTATCCTATTGATGAACGTAGCCAACAAATGACTTTAGGTTTTAAAGAAGGACACAGTTATTCTCATCATCTCTTAATCGAACAAGCTGTGGCTGCATTGAGACCTTCAGGTTTTGCATTTCTAATTGTACCAACACATATCTTTGAAGGTGACAAAGTGAAACAGCTTCAAAATTTCATTGCAACAGAGACAGAAATGCAAGCATTTTTAAACTTACCTAAAACATTGTTTAAAAATGAAAAAGCTAGAAAATCGATCTTAATATTACAGAAGAAAGAAACTAATGTAACACGCCCTGTAGAGGTGCTTTTAGCAAACATTCCAGATTTTAAAAACCCACAACAGTTCCAAGCATTTTTACAGGATTTAAATAGTTGGATGGAACAAAACCATTCAGAATTATAA
- a CDS encoding acetate kinase, whose amino-acid sequence MSKLILAINAGSSSLKFQLIEMPEEKVITKGLIERIGLKDSVFTVQVDGEKFTKVEDISNHIDAVNIMLESFKEHGIIDDINDIDGTGHRVVHGGELFPTSVYVDDEVEKKIESLSELAPLHNPANLMGIRAFRKLLPEIPHVAVFDTSFHQTMPEKSYLYSLPYQYYKDYGIRKYGFHGTSHKYVSRRAADILNKPIEELRIISCHIGNGASIAAIEGGESVDTSMGFTPLAGVTMGTRSGNIDPALIPFIMEKTGKSAEEVLNTLNKESGLLGISGTSSDLRDIIEDANEGKDRAQLALDVFASRIHKYIGSYATRMHGVDVIVFTAGVGENSDPVRAKVLEGLEFMGVYWDAKKNEHIHGEEGFINYPHSPVKVLVIPTNEEVMIARDVVKYGNVE is encoded by the coding sequence ATGTCAAAGTTAATCTTGGCCATAAACGCTGGTAGTTCTTCATTGAAATTTCAACTTATAGAAATGCCAGAAGAAAAGGTAATCACTAAAGGACTTATTGAACGCATTGGATTAAAGGATTCGGTGTTCACTGTTCAAGTTGATGGAGAAAAATTCACGAAAGTTGAAGATATTTCTAATCACATAGATGCAGTAAATATTATGTTAGAAAGCTTTAAAGAGCACGGTATAATTGATGATATTAATGACATCGATGGTACAGGACACCGTGTCGTTCATGGTGGGGAACTGTTCCCAACATCAGTTTACGTAGATGATGAAGTTGAGAAGAAGATCGAATCATTGAGTGAACTAGCGCCATTACACAACCCAGCAAATTTAATGGGTATTAGAGCTTTCCGTAAATTATTACCTGAGATTCCACATGTAGCTGTATTTGATACATCATTCCATCAAACAATGCCAGAAAAATCATACTTGTATAGTTTACCATACCAATATTATAAAGATTACGGTATTCGCAAGTACGGTTTCCATGGTACAAGCCATAAATATGTGTCACGCCGTGCAGCGGATATTTTAAATAAACCAATCGAAGAGTTGAGAATCATCTCTTGTCACATTGGTAATGGTGCATCTATAGCTGCAATTGAAGGTGGCGAATCAGTAGATACTTCTATGGGATTCACACCATTAGCAGGCGTTACAATGGGGACACGTTCAGGTAATATTGACCCAGCATTAATTCCATTTATTATGGAAAAAACTGGCAAAAGTGCAGAAGAAGTATTAAATACTTTAAACAAAGAATCAGGTTTATTAGGTATTTCAGGTACTTCTAGTGACTTAAGAGACATTATCGAGGATGCGAATGAAGGTAAAGATAGAGCCCAACTTGCTTTAGATGTATTTGCATCTAGAATTCATAAATATATTGGTTCTTATGCAACACGTATGCATGGTGTAGATGTTATCGTCTTCACAGCAGGAGTTGGAGAAAATTCTGATCCAGTAAGAGCGAAAGTTTTAGAAGGGTTAGAATTTATGGGTGTGTACTGGGATGCTAAGAAAAATGAACATATTCATGGAGAAGAAGGCTTTATTAATTACCCACATTCACCGGTCAAGGTTCTCGTAATTCCTACCAATGAAGAAGTAATGATAGCACGTGACGTAGTGAAATACGGAAACGTAGAATAA